GAGGAATTGGCACAGAGGAGGTCGCTGTAAACAAGTGTAAACAGAGCGTGGGTGAAGGgtggcgagaaagagagagagagaaaaaaaatatggtGGACTGCCATGTACTTACTGGGGACCAAAATATTATTTCAATGGGCTAATTGGCAATTTGAATCTCAAAAACAGACTTCTATAGTATATCACTGTAGTGAGTGTTATCAGACtctaacattctctctccctctctgcctgcccCCTCTCGctgcccccccttctctctctcgcaatctctttccctctctttctcagacTCCCTCAGATGAGACTTTTGGCTACAAGGAGTTTGTGGAGGCAGCTAAGACTGTGAAGCATATCCCTGTGGCTCTGTGCAGTGATAAGGAGGCATGGGCCAAACTCGGCATCGTGTCTGACACGATCTCCATCTTCAGAAAAGTAAACTACCACACCACACCTTTCACTTTGTCCATCAGAAATCACCTGCTTGACTCCCGTTACAACTACTTTGATTACAAATTTACAAGAAAATATCAACTGAAAATGttgatttatgtgtgtgtgttcaggcagATAACCACCAAGACAACCTTCAGCTCTCTGAGACCAAGAAAGTGGAGGCGGACGGCCTTGCTCGCTTTATCACCATGAACGAGCTTCGCTACATCACCGAGTACAACCAAGTGGTAGTCACTGACCACAGCACTGTTCATCTACACCttacacactactctatacaACAGCACCTATTAACAGTTATACCAGCCTTGTTATGATTACATCTTGCCAGCACATCTTTGTATTATTAGCCTTTCATGTTCAGTCATGTTCAGACTACACCTAAAGACAgttaatgtctctctcctctcagacagCAGTGGGTCTGTTCCAGTCTGAGGTGAAGGGGCACCTCCTGCTCTTCATCAACAGGGGGAGTAGTGACTATGAAGTGCTCAAGGACCGACTAGGAGCTCTGGCCCCAGAATTTGTTGGGAAGGTGAGAGCAGGCAAGCAGCAACTGGACCTGAAAAGAGCGACTTAACAAAACCTCTGTTATATCGGCCATTTGATTCAAATCTTGAGATAATGTCCCTAATCCCCTATTTGAAATTGGTTCTTTTGATTCAACTATTTAACTGAATCTTGAATTTAATTTGCAAATTGGATCAATGGAGTCATGTTTTGAGTCCCAGAAtctcaatgtactgtatattatatatagtgcactacttttgatattGGTCTCGTTCAATAAAATCACAGATGTTAGTTTCTGTTGCCAAACGTATTTGCTACAGTGTGCTCTACTGAATATTACCATGATTTTTTGTCACAGTTCCTGTTTGTGCTGGTACACGGGGTGAAGTCCAATGAGAAATCTCTGGGCTACTTTGGCCTGACGTCACGTGACCTTCCCCGCGTGGGCATTTACGACCGCGACTCAGATATGAAGTGGCTCATGCCCGAGGGAGAGATCTCCACCGAACGTGTGCGGAAGTTCTGCCAGTCACTCATACTAGGCAATctcaaggtcagaggtcaaaacAAATAACAAAATAGTATTGGTTCTCTTTCAAATGCCTTTGAGGGTTGATTGAGCCTACCTGGAGTGCCAGTTGGACAGGGTTTGCACTTCttggactattctattggttccattgtgccaggcaagctcaattaaGAGCAGGTAAAtacgtttttgaaagaaaacaaatactatttgaacccatatCTATGGTGCAGTATACGTTTCAGTGGCTTTGATAATATGTAGAAAGCAGCAATAAATTATCCTGAGTGGCCTCCATTTAATGTATACTGCTTCTCAAAAACTTTTTCTATCATTTTAGGAGGTGAAGCAGGCAGGAGAACGTGTTCCTAAAACTGAGttgtaaaataaacaaataaatgaaTGTAAATAATTAGCTTTGTGACAGTTATTGTGTCTGTTTTGGAGTCAGTATTGTTTTCTGCCTGAATcttatgtaggctatgtgtgtgcTCTGGTGGGCATGGTGTGTCTTTATGTGAGGGAAAGTCTGCCATCTGCGAGTTGACCACAGCTCAGTGGCTACTCACCACTGAGATTTTAGCCTAGTTTGTCAGCGTTGGCGCTGATCTGATGGTTACAATCACAACTGACTGACCTCAGACTGGCAGGGCATGGAGGGTCTAACAGAGAAAGAAGAATTGAAATCTGTCTTCTGAAAAAATAACCGTTGAAGATTCCAAATCCAATCACAAAGAAACAGTACGATGTAAAATATTACAATACATTTGTGTATTTTCATGCAAATGCTACATTTAAGTGCAGACCTGTGTTCAAATACATGTACAGGATATTTGAGTGTCTGGTATATAAAAAAACTTTTTTAAATACACAACCCAAAACAActttatttctgtatttgaatggTTATTTGTAAAAACCAAAGTCTGCCAAATTGTATTATATGACAGTATTTTCAAATTCTTATGTACATTCATGAGAGTGTATTTGAGTtttccaaatatatatataaaacattaaaCTACTTATCTTTTCAAATAAAATATCAGAATACTTTGAATATACGAGCAATTAATTGAAATATTTtaaatacagtggcaagaaaaagtgtgTGAAGcgtttggaattacctggatttctgcataaattggtcattaaaagttgatctgatcttcatctaagtcacaacaacagacaaacacagtctgtttaaacaaataacacaaacaattatatgttttcatgtctttattgaactcACTGTGTTAACATTCACAGTatagggtgggaaaagtatgtgaaatgTTGgctttaataactggttgaccctcttttggcagcaataacctcaaccaaatgttttctgtagacCTGCACagcggtcaggaggaattttggactattcatctttacaaaaatgtttcagttcagcaatattcttaggatgtctggtgtgaaccgctctcgaggtcatgccacagcatcgcaatcaggttgaggtctggactaggccactccagaaggcgtatattcttctgttcaagccattctgttgttgatt
This genomic stretch from Oncorhynchus clarkii lewisi isolate Uvic-CL-2024 chromosome 13, UVic_Ocla_1.0, whole genome shotgun sequence harbors:
- the LOC139423787 gene encoding endoplasmic reticulum resident protein 27 — protein: MAPLLSLFLSLLAASVIAEDSALPSLNDVTAAEAFIEASEVVVIGFFETPSDETFGYKEFVEAAKTVKHIPVALCSDKEAWAKLGIVSDTISIFRKADNHQDNLQLSETKKVEADGLARFITMNELRYITEYNQVTAVGLFQSEVKGHLLLFINRGSSDYEVLKDRLGALAPEFVGKFLFVLVHGVKSNEKSLGYFGLTSRDLPRVGIYDRDSDMKWLMPEGEISTERVRKFCQSLILGNLKEVKQAGERVPKTEL